The genomic segment TTATGGTTGTTTTTCTGGTGAACTGTATCTGTTCTGATAACAGAACCCGTGCTGGAATCAAGCCTCGACGTGGCCGGAGGCCCCGGGTGCCGGGGCCGGGCCGCGCGGGAGGCTGCAAGGGGATGGATGTGCGGATGCCGACCATGGACAGGGCGCGCTGGGCGCCCCCGGCCCTGACCGGGGCCCTGCGCCAGACGGCGCCCGTGGTGCTGGGCTACCTGCCCGTGGGCTTCGCTTACGGGGTGCTGGCCCTCAAGACCGGGCTGTCGCCGCTGAACACGGTGCTCATGTCCGTGCTGGTCTTCGCGGGCTCGGCGCAGCTCATCGCCGTGGGCCTGCTGGCCGCCGGGGCCTCGCCGCTGTCCGTTGCGGCCACGACCTTCGTGGTCAACCTGCGCCATGTGCTCATGGCCGCGTCCCTGGCGCCGCACCTGCGCGGCTGGCCCGCGTCCCGGCTGGCCTGGTTCGGCTTCCAGCTCACCGACGAGACCTTCGCCCTGCACAGCCTGCGCTTCGTGCGTGGCGAGGCCGGGGTCGGCGAAACCCTGTGCATCAACGCCGTGGCCCAGGCAGCCTGGGTGGCGGGTACGGTGCTCGGCGTGGCGGCCAGCGCGGCGGTGGCCGACGTGCGGCCCCTGGGGCTGGACTACGCCCTTCCGGCCATGTTCATCGCCCTGGTGGTCGGTCAGGTGCGCGGGGCGGTGCATGTGCTGGCGGGGCTGGCCGCCGCAGGGCTGGCCCTGTGGCTGCACCACGCCGGGGCCGGGCAGTGGAGCGTGATCCTGGCTACCCTGGGTGCTGCGGGCCTGGGCGCGGGAGTGTCGGCATGGACCAGACGCTGATTTTCGTGACCATCGCGGCCATGGCCGGGGTGACCTACCTGCCCCGGGCCCTGCCCCTGCTGGCCCTGGCCTCGCGCGAGCTGCACCCGGGCCTGCGCCGCTTCCTGAGTTTCGTGCCCACGGCGGTGCTCTCGGCCATGCTGGCCCAGGGCGTGCTGCTGGACGACGGCGTCCTGCGCGTCGATGCGGGCAACATCTTTCTGCTGGCCGCCGTTCCGGCCTTTGCCACGGCCATCCTCACCCGCAGCTTTTTCGGCACCGTTGCCGTGGGCATGGGTGTGGTGGCGGGCTGCCGGTACTTCGGCCTGTAGAAGCCTCCCCGGTTGCGGGATGCGGCGGCGGGACGGGAGGCCCGCCGCCGCGACACCCGGCCCGGGTCCGCCGCCTCCCCGGCCACACTTCCGCCGCCGCTCCTGCGGTCTCGCAACGTCCTGTCCGCCCGCCCCGGTTCCCCCAATCCGCACGATCGCGCATACCCCTAGTCTTTTATTATGGTTTGACTCGCGGCCGTTGTTCGCGCAATAATGCACAATTCGACGCCCTCCAGAGCTTTTCGGCCGGAGGGCCAGCCTGGAGGGGGGCATCATGAATTGGCGGGATTTGCGGCTGGGCGGGAAATTCACGGTGGGCTTCGGCCTGGTGCTGGCGCTGCTGGCCGGGGTGGGCACGTGGGCCATCGTGGGCATCGGCGGCATCGTGGGCAACGCGGAGGAGGTCATCGGCGGCAACCGGCTGCGCGGCGAGTTCACCCAGCGCGTGGTGGACCACCTCGTCTGGGCCGAGCACGTGGCGGCGTACCTCACCGACGACGAGGTCACCGAGCTGGCGGTGCAGCTCGACCCCACCCAGTGTGCCTTCGGCAAATGGTACTACGGCGAGGGCCGCAAGGAGGCCGAGCGCCTGGTGCCGCAGATCGCGCCGCTGCTGGCCGAGGTGGAGGAACCGCACCGCGAGCTGCACGAGTCCGCCGCGCACATCCGCGAGAGCTTCGTGACGGTGGACCCGGCCCTGGGGGCCTTCCTGCGCGAGAAGAAGACCGACCATGTGGCGTGGATGAACGCCGTGCTGCGCGTGTTCGCCGACCCGGCGGCCACCCGCGCCGCCGTGCAGGAGGACAGCGCCCTGTGCGACCTGGGCCGCTGGCTCGGCTCCCCGGAGCTGGCCCAGGCCATGAACCGCGAGCCC from the Desulfocurvus vexinensis DSM 17965 genome contains:
- a CDS encoding AzlC family ABC transporter permease, which codes for MPTMDRARWAPPALTGALRQTAPVVLGYLPVGFAYGVLALKTGLSPLNTVLMSVLVFAGSAQLIAVGLLAAGASPLSVAATTFVVNLRHVLMAASLAPHLRGWPASRLAWFGFQLTDETFALHSLRFVRGEAGVGETLCINAVAQAAWVAGTVLGVAASAAVADVRPLGLDYALPAMFIALVVGQVRGAVHVLAGLAAAGLALWLHHAGAGQWSVILATLGAAGLGAGVSAWTRR
- a CDS encoding AzlD domain-containing protein: MDQTLIFVTIAAMAGVTYLPRALPLLALASRELHPGLRRFLSFVPTAVLSAMLAQGVLLDDGVLRVDAGNIFLLAAVPAFATAILTRSFFGTVAVGMGVVAGCRYFGL